A section of the Rossellomorea marisflavi genome encodes:
- the rpsK gene encoding 30S ribosomal protein S11, whose translation MARKQNTRKRRVKKNIEAGIAHIRSTFNNTIVTITDVHGNAVAWSSAGSLGFRGSRKSTPFAAQMAAETAAKASQEHGLKTLEVTVKGPGAGREAAIRALQAAGLEVTAIRDVTPVPHNGCRPPKRRRV comes from the coding sequence ATGGCACGTAAACAAAACACTCGTAAACGTCGTGTGAAAAAGAATATCGAAGCCGGTATTGCTCACATCCGTTCTACATTCAATAACACAATCGTAACTATTACTGATGTTCACGGAAACGCTGTTGCATGGTCAAGTGCAGGTTCACTAGGATTCAGAGGATCTCGTAAATCTACACCATTCGCAGCACAAATGGCTGCTGAAACAGCTGCTAAAGCTTCTCAGGAACACGGTTTGAAAACTCTCGAAGTAACAGTTAAAGGTCCTGGTGCTGGTCGTGAAGCTGCAATCCGTGCGCTTCAAGCTGCAGGTCTTGAAGTTACTGCAATCAGAGACGTCACTCCAGTTCCTCATAATGGATGCCGTCCGCCAAAACGTCGCCGCGTTTAA
- a CDS encoding DNA-directed RNA polymerase subunit alpha yields the protein MIEIEKPKIETVEISDDATYGKFVVEPLERGYGTTLGNSLRRILLSSLPGAAVTSIQIDGVLHEFSTIEGVVEDVTSIILNIKKLALKIYSDEEKTLEIDVQGEGVVTAADITHDSDVEVLNPDLHIATLSKSGHFRVRLSAARGRGYRPADQNKREDLPIGVIPIDSIYTPVSRVNYQVENTRVGQMTNYDKLSLDVWTDGSIGPKEAISLGAKILTEHLNIFVGLTDEAQNAEIMVEKEEDQKEKVLEMTIEELDLSVRSYNCLKRAGINTVQELANKTEEDMMKVRNLGRKSLEEVKVKLEDLGLGLRKDD from the coding sequence ATGATCGAAATTGAAAAGCCAAAAATTGAAACGGTTGAGATCAGCGATGATGCCACATATGGAAAGTTCGTCGTAGAACCACTTGAGCGTGGATATGGTACAACTTTGGGTAACTCCTTACGTCGTATCCTACTATCGTCACTCCCAGGTGCCGCTGTCACATCTATTCAAATAGATGGAGTACTGCATGAGTTTTCAACAATTGAAGGCGTCGTAGAGGATGTAACATCCATCATTTTGAATATCAAAAAGCTGGCGTTGAAGATCTACTCTGATGAAGAGAAGACGTTGGAAATTGATGTGCAGGGTGAAGGCGTCGTTACGGCTGCTGATATTACTCACGATAGTGATGTTGAAGTGTTAAACCCCGATTTACACATCGCGACATTATCGAAAAGTGGTCATTTCCGTGTGCGTCTAAGCGCAGCTCGCGGACGTGGTTACCGACCTGCAGATCAAAACAAGCGTGAAGATCTTCCAATTGGCGTGATCCCAATCGATTCTATTTACACTCCAGTATCTCGCGTTAACTATCAGGTGGAGAATACGCGTGTCGGTCAAATGACCAACTACGATAAACTTTCCCTTGATGTATGGACTGATGGAAGTATTGGACCTAAGGAAGCTATTTCTTTGGGAGCTAAGATTCTGACAGAACATCTTAATATTTTCGTTGGCCTTACAGATGAGGCGCAGAACGCTGAAATCATGGTTGAAAAAGAAGAGGATCAAAAAGAGAAAGTTCTTGAGATGACTATCGAAGAATTGGATCTTTCCGTTCGCTCTTACAACTGCTTGAAGCGTGCTGGAATCAACACTGTGCAAGAACTTGCTAACAAAACTGAAGAAGATATGATGAAAGTACGGAATCTTGGACGTAAATCCCTTGAAGAGGTCAAAGTTAAACTTGAAGACCTTGGACTTGGATTGCGTAAAGACGACTGA
- the rplQ gene encoding 50S ribosomal protein L17 encodes MAYRKLGRTSAQRKAMLRDLATDLIINERIETTETRAKELRSVVEKMITLGKRGDLHARRQAGAYIRKEVANAETNQDALQKLFADIAPRYTERQGGYTRIMKVGPRRGDGAPMAIIELV; translated from the coding sequence ATGGCTTACAGAAAGTTAGGACGTACAAGTGCTCAACGTAAAGCAATGCTACGTGATTTAGCTACAGACCTAATCATCAACGAGCGCATCGAAACAACTGAAACTCGTGCGAAAGAACTTCGTTCGGTTGTGGAGAAAATGATCACTCTAGGTAAACGCGGTGATCTTCATGCTCGTCGCCAAGCAGGTGCATACATTCGTAAAGAAGTTGCTAACGCTGAAACTAACCAAGATGCTCTTCAAAAGTTGTTCGCTGACATCGCTCCACGCTACACAGAGCGCCAAGGTGGATATACTCGCATCATGAAGGTTGGTCCTCGTCGCGGTGACGGTGCTCCAATGGCAATCATCGAATTAGTTTAA
- a CDS encoding energy-coupling factor ABC transporter ATP-binding protein translates to MDKIINVENVRFRYSDEGNEALKGINLSVNRGEWLAIVGHNGSGKSTLAKMLNGLHFPNEGVVTVDGTRLQEETIWEIRAKLGMVFQNPDNQFVGATVEDDVAFGLENHGVPHDVMVKRVREALKNVHMGDFLAQEPHHLSGGQKQRVAIAGVIALQPSIIILDEATSMLDPKGRKEVLEVVRKLKEEEELTVISITHDLEEASRADRIIVLNQGTVFKEGTPEEIFKLEDELTGLGLDSPFTIKLAGALKERGIPLSKTYLTEEELVNELCRSHLNM, encoded by the coding sequence TTGGATAAGATCATCAACGTAGAGAATGTCCGCTTCCGATATTCCGATGAAGGGAATGAAGCGCTGAAGGGTATCAACCTCTCTGTCAACCGGGGGGAATGGCTGGCGATCGTCGGGCATAATGGATCAGGGAAATCCACCCTTGCCAAAATGCTGAACGGTCTTCATTTTCCGAATGAAGGAGTCGTAACAGTGGACGGGACGCGTCTTCAGGAAGAAACGATATGGGAGATCCGCGCCAAGCTGGGAATGGTATTTCAAAACCCTGACAATCAATTTGTCGGTGCGACAGTTGAGGATGATGTGGCTTTTGGGTTGGAAAACCATGGTGTGCCTCATGATGTGATGGTGAAACGAGTGAGGGAAGCACTGAAGAACGTCCATATGGGTGATTTTCTTGCTCAAGAGCCGCACCATCTATCGGGTGGACAGAAGCAACGGGTGGCCATTGCAGGTGTCATTGCACTGCAGCCATCCATCATTATCCTGGACGAAGCCACTTCCATGCTCGATCCCAAAGGACGAAAAGAGGTATTAGAGGTGGTCCGAAAGCTAAAGGAAGAAGAGGAGCTGACGGTCATCTCCATCACCCACGATCTTGAAGAAGCATCAAGGGCCGATCGAATCATCGTACTGAACCAGGGAACCGTGTTCAAAGAGGGAACCCCCGAAGAGATCTTCAAGCTTGAAGACGAACTCACGGGGCTGGGTCTGGATTCACCGTTTACAATCAAGCTTGCCGGTGCATTGAAGGAACGGGGAATTCCATTATCCAAAACATACTTAACAGAAGAAGAGTTGGTGAATGAACTATGCAGATCACATTTAAACATGTAG
- a CDS encoding energy-coupling factor ABC transporter ATP-binding protein, whose translation MQITFKHVEYRYSFNTPFEKLALEDINLEIPTGRFLSVIGHTGSGKSTLLQHLNGLLKPTEGTVTMGAHTIHAKQKSKSLKAVRQKVGIVFQFPEHQLFEETVLKDICYGPMNFGISREVAESRARELIVKVGLTEDVLSKSPFDLSGGQMRRVAIAGVLAMDPEVIVLDEPTAGLDPRGQKEIMDMFYELHKEKGLTTILVTHSMEDAARYADEIVIMQKGRLKKQGAPREIFSQAEELFEMGLDVPDVVRFQYEYEKASGKSLGRTCLTIEELADAISVSGGGRP comes from the coding sequence ATGCAGATCACATTTAAACATGTAGAGTACCGGTATTCATTCAACACTCCATTCGAAAAGTTGGCGCTCGAAGACATCAATCTGGAGATCCCGACCGGGCGATTCCTGTCCGTCATCGGACACACGGGCTCCGGGAAATCCACGCTCCTGCAACACCTGAACGGGTTATTGAAACCGACGGAGGGCACCGTGACGATGGGGGCCCATACGATCCATGCGAAACAAAAGTCGAAAAGCCTTAAAGCCGTCCGCCAAAAGGTAGGGATCGTCTTTCAATTCCCGGAGCATCAGCTCTTTGAAGAAACGGTCTTGAAGGACATCTGCTATGGCCCGATGAATTTCGGCATCAGCAGGGAAGTGGCGGAATCACGTGCAAGGGAACTGATCGTCAAGGTCGGTTTAACGGAAGACGTCCTCTCAAAGTCACCGTTTGACCTTTCGGGCGGGCAGATGCGCCGTGTCGCCATCGCCGGTGTCCTTGCCATGGACCCTGAAGTCATCGTCCTGGATGAGCCGACGGCAGGGCTTGACCCGCGTGGGCAAAAAGAGATCATGGACATGTTCTATGAGCTTCACAAAGAAAAGGGTCTCACGACGATCCTGGTCACACACAGCATGGAGGATGCAGCACGATATGCCGATGAGATCGTCATCATGCAAAAAGGTCGGTTAAAGAAGCAAGGCGCTCCAAGGGAGATCTTCTCCCAAGCGGAAGAACTGTTTGAAATGGGCTTGGATGTGCCGGACGTCGTTCGCTTCCAGTACGAATACGAAAAGGCCTCAGGGAAATCCCTCGGCCGGACGTGCCTGACCATCGAAGAGCTGGCAGATGCCATTTCTGTGTCAGGAGGTGGACGGCCATGA
- a CDS encoding energy-coupling factor transporter transmembrane component T family protein: protein MMEKMIIGRYVPGQSVLHRADPRAKLLFIFGFICIVFLANNALTYGILGIFTLGALFLSRLPIRFILGGLKPILWIILFTFLLHIFFTKEGDVLVDLKWFAIHEEGLRQGIFISLRFFYLILVTSLLTLTTSPITITDGLETLLNPLRKIKFPVHELALMMSISLRFIPTLMEETDKIMKAQIARGAEFTSGPIKDRLQAIVPLLIPLFVSAFKRAEDLATAMEARGYQGGEGRTKYRLLSWKGRDTMVIIVLLVLTGLLIVFRG from the coding sequence ATGATGGAAAAGATGATCATCGGACGTTACGTTCCCGGTCAATCCGTTCTTCACCGGGCAGATCCCCGGGCTAAACTCCTGTTTATTTTCGGGTTCATCTGTATCGTCTTCCTGGCAAATAACGCGCTGACATATGGAATCCTCGGTATCTTCACACTCGGTGCACTCTTCCTATCGAGATTGCCGATCCGTTTCATCCTGGGCGGATTGAAGCCGATCCTATGGATCATCCTGTTTACCTTCTTGCTGCATATCTTCTTCACCAAAGAAGGGGATGTGCTCGTGGATCTGAAATGGTTCGCTATCCATGAAGAAGGCCTGAGGCAAGGGATCTTCATCAGTTTACGGTTCTTTTACCTTATCTTGGTCACATCCTTGCTCACGCTGACGACATCACCGATCACGATTACGGACGGACTCGAGACGCTGTTGAATCCGCTTCGTAAGATCAAGTTCCCCGTACACGAGCTGGCTCTCATGATGTCCATCTCTCTCAGGTTCATCCCGACCCTGATGGAAGAGACGGATAAGATCATGAAGGCTCAGATCGCCCGGGGGGCAGAGTTTACCTCAGGACCGATCAAGGACAGGCTACAGGCCATCGTCCCGCTGCTGATCCCACTATTCGTAAGTGCCTTCAAGCGTGCGGAAGACTTGGCCACCGCCATGGAAGCAAGGGGCTATCAGGGAGGGGAGGGCCGGACGAAATACCGGCTCCTTTCCTGGAAGGGCAGGGATACGATGGTCATCATCGTCCTGCTGGTCCTCACGGGACTCCTGATCGTGTTCAGGGGATGA
- the truA gene encoding tRNA pseudouridine(38-40) synthase TruA: MQRIKCLLAYDGTGFHGYQVQPGQRTVQGELERVLGAIHKGASIRVTASGRTDAGVHAQGQVFHFDTPLSIPEEKWPVVLNTRIPDEMTILQAEVVSSDFHSRFSVKEKEYRYRIYKGTERSPFHRNFALHYPYPLDVGVMEEAAAHLLGEHDFTSFCSAKTEVEDKIRTIHAITLEETGNELVLSFRGNGFLYNMVRILTGTLLEVGSGKRRPDSIPDTLAAKDRDAAGKTAPAHGLYLWKVCYGDGMAGDDTNGSFPCNQESTTNQK; encoded by the coding sequence ATGCAACGGATTAAATGCTTACTGGCGTATGATGGGACCGGTTTTCACGGATATCAGGTACAGCCCGGTCAACGGACGGTCCAAGGGGAGCTTGAACGGGTCCTCGGTGCCATCCATAAGGGGGCTTCGATCCGGGTGACGGCCTCTGGCCGGACGGATGCCGGGGTCCACGCACAGGGGCAAGTGTTTCATTTTGACACCCCGCTCTCCATACCCGAAGAGAAATGGCCGGTCGTCCTCAATACGCGGATACCGGACGAAATGACCATTCTGCAGGCAGAGGTCGTCTCAAGTGACTTCCACTCGCGTTTCTCCGTGAAGGAGAAGGAATACCGCTATAGGATCTATAAAGGGACAGAGAGAAGTCCGTTTCATCGGAACTTCGCCCTGCATTACCCTTATCCGCTTGACGTCGGGGTGATGGAGGAAGCCGCTGCCCACCTTCTCGGTGAGCATGACTTCACAAGCTTCTGTTCGGCCAAGACCGAAGTGGAAGATAAGATCAGGACCATCCATGCCATCACCTTGGAAGAGACCGGTAACGAGCTTGTCCTGTCCTTCAGGGGGAATGGGTTCCTTTATAATATGGTGAGGATCCTGACGGGGACCTTGCTGGAAGTCGGATCCGGCAAACGGAGACCTGACAGCATCCCCGACACCCTTGCTGCAAAGGACCGGGACGCAGCAGGGAAAACGGCACCTGCACACGGCTTATATCTGTGGAAGGTGTGCTACGGAGACGGAATGGCAGGGGATGATACGAATGGATCATTCCCTTGTAATCAGGAAAGCACCACAAATCAAAAATAA
- the rplM gene encoding 50S ribosomal protein L13, with protein MRTTYMAKATEIERKWLVVDAEGKTLGRLASEVASILRGKHKPTFTPHVDTGDHVIILNASKIELTGKKLTDKIYYRHSLHPGGLKQRTALEMRTNYSEKMLELTIKGMLPKGSLGRQMFKKLHVYAGAEHPHQAQQPEVYELRG; from the coding sequence ATGCGTACAACGTATATGGCTAAAGCCACTGAAATCGAACGTAAATGGCTCGTTGTAGATGCAGAAGGCAAAACTCTTGGTCGTTTGGCTAGTGAAGTTGCTTCTATTCTACGCGGTAAACACAAACCAACATTCACACCACATGTTGACACTGGTGATCACGTGATCATCTTGAACGCTTCTAAAATCGAATTGACTGGTAAAAAGCTTACTGACAAGATCTACTACCGTCACAGCCTACACCCAGGTGGTTTGAAACAACGTACTGCATTGGAAATGCGTACAAACTACTCAGAAAAAATGCTTGAACTAACAATCAAAGGAATGCTTCCTAAAGGTTCACTTGGTCGTCAAATGTTCAAGAAATTGCACGTATACGCTGGAGCGGAGCATCCGCACCAAGCACAACAACCTGAAGTTTACGAACTTCGTGGATAA
- the rpsI gene encoding 30S ribosomal protein S9, which produces MAQVQYYGTGRRKSSVARVRLVPGNGNIIINDREVEVYIPFAALREVIKQPLVATETLGNYDVLVNVHGGGYTGQAGAIRHGIARALLQVDPEYRGSLKRAGLLTRDSRMKERKKYGLKGARRAPQFSKR; this is translated from the coding sequence TTGGCTCAAGTTCAATATTATGGAACTGGTCGTCGTAAGAGCTCAGTAGCTCGCGTACGTTTGGTACCAGGTAACGGAAACATCATCATCAACGATCGTGAAGTAGAAGTATACATCCCATTCGCAGCACTACGCGAAGTAATCAAGCAACCTCTAGTTGCTACAGAAACTCTTGGTAACTACGATGTACTCGTAAACGTACATGGTGGAGGTTACACTGGCCAAGCTGGAGCTATCCGTCACGGTATCGCTCGTGCTTTGCTTCAAGTTGACCCTGAGTACCGTGGTTCTCTAAAACGCGCTGGTCTATTGACTCGTGACTCCCGTATGAAAGAACGTAAAAAATACGGTCTTAAAGGTGCACGTCGCGCGCCACAATTCTCAAAACGTTAA
- a CDS encoding SMI1/KNR4 family protein produces MGSYPKTESGKAGPVLANKKATFYPVIKNNHSGQYMPTPTRADMAVVPLEKRAPWNNTLRGQYIASYIDSYGNPNWDWSGVDIHHVIQESTGEETVSLICIHYREPFTSNRYLHGGQATKMKIGGVSMILKKTLQALKKRLDEKGNMEIVAEQGEIHTVHCSFNPPIAGKELKDFQDEKGWILPEDVQQFLSKHNGAKMYEMLLGSINIGGGLQIYSLEEIKKTHDALKSLSDYIPIGYVFENNLLISRTALERDDPDYLYISGTLLKPEPLHSNLELFLDRFVVSQGSNFWEWPNYTAKNYYKQSGGIETSY; encoded by the coding sequence TTGGGGTCTTATCCTAAAACGGAAAGCGGAAAAGCAGGTCCTGTATTAGCAAATAAAAAAGCAACTTTCTATCCTGTGATTAAAAATAACCATAGCGGTCAGTATATGCCCACTCCGACAAGAGCTGATATGGCCGTCGTTCCATTAGAAAAACGCGCACCTTGGAACAATACACTTCGAGGACAATATATTGCTTCGTATATTGATTCGTATGGGAATCCGAACTGGGATTGGTCTGGAGTAGACATACACCACGTCATCCAAGAGAGTACGGGGGAGGAAACAGTTTCTCTAATCTGTATCCATTACCGCGAACCATTCACCAGCAATCGGTATCTCCATGGTGGGCAAGCTACTAAAATGAAAATAGGGGGAGTTTCAATGATACTCAAAAAGACGTTGCAAGCTCTAAAGAAACGACTTGATGAAAAAGGGAATATGGAGATTGTAGCTGAGCAAGGGGAAATTCACACAGTTCATTGTTCATTTAATCCCCCTATTGCAGGTAAAGAGCTGAAGGACTTTCAAGATGAAAAAGGATGGATTTTACCTGAAGATGTTCAACAATTTCTATCTAAACACAACGGAGCCAAAATGTATGAAATGTTACTGGGCTCGATTAATATTGGTGGTGGATTGCAAATATACTCTTTAGAGGAAATAAAGAAGACACACGATGCCCTTAAATCATTGTCTGATTATATTCCAATAGGGTATGTGTTTGAAAATAATCTATTAATAAGTCGAACAGCTCTTGAACGAGATGATCCAGACTATTTGTATATTTCTGGGACATTGCTAAAACCGGAACCCTTACATTCGAATCTGGAATTGTTTTTAGATCGGTTTGTGGTGTCACAGGGTTCAAACTTTTGGGAATGGCCAAACTATACAGCCAAGAATTACTATAAGCAATCTGGAGGAATTGAAACTTCATACTAA
- the rpsI gene encoding 30S ribosomal protein S9, with protein MNERKKYGLKGARRASQFSKR; from the coding sequence TTGAATGAGCGTAAAAAATACGGTCTTAAAGGTGCACGTCGCGCGTCACAATTCTCAAAACGTTAA
- a CDS encoding DUF2521 family protein, translating into MLNVITTFTTKQREREIKSERTLLRGISIKMLQESVRKHFGYIKIQGGTFMQEGFDEACFDVAIEAYLLGGKVSKFGHEGEGEERVKQRCHTELKHFIDTLYNFWLYWAEVGVTQPVDESFYHSCEHFVETWWEEGYGQGMKRLKLRLH; encoded by the coding sequence GTGTTGAACGTCATCACGACTTTTACAACGAAACAACGCGAAAGAGAAATCAAATCCGAACGGACCCTCCTACGTGGCATCTCCATCAAGATGCTTCAGGAGAGCGTCAGAAAACATTTCGGTTATATAAAGATACAAGGCGGCACCTTCATGCAGGAGGGCTTTGATGAAGCCTGTTTCGATGTGGCAATCGAGGCCTACCTGCTCGGAGGGAAAGTCAGCAAGTTCGGTCATGAAGGTGAAGGGGAAGAGCGCGTGAAGCAGCGCTGCCATACAGAACTCAAGCACTTCATCGATACGCTGTATAACTTCTGGCTCTACTGGGCCGAAGTCGGTGTCACCCAGCCTGTGGATGAGTCCTTCTACCACTCCTGTGAGCATTTTGTGGAAACATGGTGGGAGGAAGGATATGGGCAGGGGATGAAGCGTCTTAAGCTCCGGCTTCACTAA
- the cwlD gene encoding N-acetylmuramoyl-L-alanine amidase CwlD, translating to MRQKLKVIGMIAALAAVLFVIQYKILDKDTWGSWNLPLSGKVIYIDPGHGGPDGGAGDKNALEKDIALDVSIMIRDYLQEQGALVIMTREEDVDLADEDTKGYSRRKVEDLHERLRRINDSEADLYLSVHLNSIPSAQWSGAQTFYNPKFKENEAFAKAIQKELIRNLENTTREAKGLQNVYILKHAKKPGALVEIGFLSNPGERANLLKKDYQEKIAASVYEGIMDYLAEAPDKKE from the coding sequence ATGCGTCAAAAGCTCAAAGTCATCGGGATGATCGCTGCGCTGGCAGCGGTGCTGTTTGTTATTCAATACAAGATCCTGGATAAGGACACGTGGGGGTCTTGGAATCTCCCCTTATCCGGTAAGGTGATCTATATCGATCCCGGTCACGGTGGTCCTGACGGTGGTGCAGGGGACAAGAACGCCCTTGAGAAGGATATCGCCCTTGATGTCTCCATCATGATCAGGGACTATCTCCAGGAGCAGGGAGCCCTTGTGATCATGACCAGGGAAGAAGACGTAGATCTGGCAGATGAAGATACGAAGGGATACAGCAGGAGGAAAGTCGAAGACCTTCATGAACGCTTGAGGCGTATCAATGACTCCGAGGCCGACCTGTATCTGAGCGTGCACCTGAACTCAATTCCGTCTGCCCAGTGGAGCGGGGCACAAACGTTCTACAACCCGAAGTTCAAGGAAAACGAGGCATTCGCCAAAGCCATCCAAAAAGAACTGATACGAAACCTGGAGAACACGACAAGGGAAGCGAAGGGGCTCCAGAATGTCTATATCCTGAAGCACGCCAAGAAACCAGGCGCCCTCGTGGAAATTGGCTTCCTATCAAACCCGGGAGAGCGGGCGAATCTTCTCAAGAAGGACTACCAGGAAAAGATCGCTGCATCGGTTTATGAAGGGATCATGGATTATCTTGCCGAGGCACCGGATAAAAAGGAATAG
- a CDS encoding Mrp/NBP35 family ATP-binding protein has protein sequence MLTEQQARELLAGLQDPFLHKTLGETNGIEEISIKEEKSHISVKIALAKTGTGEQLQFQQKVVQLLKDNGASSVGIRFTELSDEELEKHRGSGGEGTDLLSPASKTTFIAIASGKGGVGKSTVSVNLAVSLARQGKKVGLVDADIYGFSVPDMMGIMKRPVVRGEKIIPVERFGVKVISMGFFVEDNAPVIWRGPMLGKMLNNFFSDVEWGDLDYLLLDLPPGTGDVALDVHTMLPKCKEIIVTTPHPTAAFVAARAGAMALQTDHDILGVVENMSYFESKITGEKEFVFGQGGGEKLTEELRTDLLGKLPLQQPDWNEEDFAPSVYAADHRLGQIYGEIAHKVIEKLS, from the coding sequence ATGTTGACGGAACAGCAGGCACGTGAATTGTTAGCGGGATTGCAGGATCCTTTTTTACATAAAACATTAGGTGAAACGAACGGTATAGAAGAGATTTCGATCAAGGAAGAGAAAAGTCATATCAGCGTAAAGATTGCGTTGGCTAAGACGGGAACGGGCGAGCAGCTGCAGTTCCAGCAGAAGGTCGTCCAGCTTCTTAAAGATAATGGGGCTTCTTCTGTGGGGATCCGATTTACGGAGCTATCTGATGAAGAGCTTGAGAAGCACAGGGGTTCCGGTGGGGAAGGGACGGATCTTCTTTCACCTGCAAGCAAGACGACGTTCATTGCCATTGCAAGCGGTAAGGGTGGCGTGGGCAAATCGACGGTTTCAGTGAACCTTGCCGTATCTCTAGCGCGTCAAGGAAAGAAGGTCGGTCTTGTGGATGCCGATATTTACGGATTCAGTGTCCCGGATATGATGGGGATCATGAAGCGACCGGTTGTGCGCGGAGAAAAGATCATTCCAGTAGAACGGTTCGGGGTGAAAGTCATTTCCATGGGCTTCTTTGTAGAAGACAATGCTCCTGTCATCTGGAGGGGACCGATGCTTGGTAAAATGCTGAATAACTTCTTCTCCGATGTAGAGTGGGGAGACCTTGACTACCTTCTCCTTGATTTACCGCCGGGCACCGGAGATGTCGCCCTCGACGTCCATACGATGCTTCCTAAGTGCAAGGAGATCATTGTCACGACTCCGCATCCGACAGCTGCCTTTGTTGCCGCACGTGCAGGTGCCATGGCCCTGCAGACGGATCATGACATTCTTGGCGTTGTTGAGAATATGTCGTATTTTGAGAGTAAGATCACAGGTGAAAAGGAATTCGTCTTTGGTCAAGGCGGAGGGGAGAAGCTGACGGAAGAACTGCGTACCGATCTCCTTGGCAAGCTGCCTCTTCAACAGCCTGATTGGAATGAAGAAGATTTTGCTCCTTCTGTCTATGCAGCCGATCACCGTTTGGGTCAGATATATGGAGAGATTGCCCATAAAGTAATAGAGAAGCTTTCATAA
- the gerD gene encoding spore germination lipoprotein GerD: MKRLSFLVLLSFFLLTACGGGGAETGKMDYEETKKMVVDILKTDDGKKAIKEIMSDEEMKSELILNEKVVTDTISKTLTSEKGVEFWKKAFEDPKFAETMASSMKDSNEKLLKELMKDPEYQGMMIDLFKDPSMQKDIIEALKSKEYREHLQQVIIETLQSPLFQSKIQEAKDKGSSESQKSGKTLNDQGGGSSSGGGGGGA; encoded by the coding sequence ATGAAACGATTATCCTTTCTTGTGCTGTTATCCTTCTTTCTCTTGACTGCTTGTGGCGGCGGAGGAGCGGAGACCGGCAAAATGGACTATGAGGAAACCAAGAAAATGGTTGTCGATATATTGAAGACTGACGATGGTAAAAAGGCCATCAAAGAAATCATGAGTGACGAGGAAATGAAGTCAGAGCTGATTCTGAATGAAAAAGTGGTTACAGATACCATCTCCAAGACCCTCACGTCGGAAAAAGGCGTCGAGTTCTGGAAGAAGGCCTTCGAAGATCCCAAGTTCGCTGAAACAATGGCGAGCAGCATGAAAGATAGCAACGAAAAACTTCTGAAAGAACTCATGAAAGATCCCGAATACCAGGGTATGATGATCGATCTCTTCAAGGATCCTTCCATGCAGAAGGATATCATCGAAGCCCTTAAGAGCAAGGAATACCGCGAACACCTTCAGCAGGTGATCATTGAAACACTTCAAAGCCCGCTCTTCCAGTCCAAGATCCAGGAAGCCAAGGACAAAGGATCTTCCGAAAGTCAGAAAAGCGGAAAGACGCTTAATGACCAAGGTGGCGGCTCCTCCAGTGGAGGCGGCGGTGGCGGTGCTTAA